The bacterium DNA window ACGTTCCTGGATGAGGATCCGATGATGCCTCACCCCAGGGACACGCTAGCGAGATCCTCAGCCGAGCAGAAGGCCGCCCGGCTACCGCCGAAGGACTCAGCCCGCCAGCGCCGCCCCGCTGAAGGCGGTCATCTCCGCGAATTCATCCCGGATCGATGGACGCTCTCCGCAGCGCTGCATCCAGGCCGCCAGATGAACGTGTTCTTGCGAGGGAGGTACGCCCATGCTCGCGGCGGCCCCGAGGAACACCCTCACGCCGATATCCGCGATGCTGAATGTTTCGCCGCAGAACCATGTGCGGCCCGTGAGCTCTTTATCGAGCATCGCGTGGTGGTGGGCGAGCGCGGCTCGTGCGGATTCCAATCGGCCGGCGTCCCGGCCCTCTGGCGGTGCCGGGTAGAAGGCTTCTTCGATGACGTCCCACACCACGGGAAAGAGGATCTCGTCCGCCCACG harbors:
- a CDS encoding glutathione S-transferase family protein, giving the protein MKLYSGPLSLFTAKVRIALAEKGLAYERIEVDWNPRDRYLPHHPEVAALNPSGQVPVLVDSDVVVYDSTLILVHLEETHPGTPLLPDDPGGRARARQLEAWADEILFPVVWDVIEEAFYPAPPEGRDAGRLESARAALAHHHAMLDKELTGRTWFCGETFSIADIGVRVFLGAAASMGVPPSQEHVHLAAWMQRCGERPSIRDEFAEMTAFSGAALAG